The DNA segment CTTTTTCATATATTAATTCTGTAACTATATCTTGAATAACATCAAGATTTTCTTGATTTTCAACTATTTTTTTCATATTTCTAGCATAGATTTTTCTATCAGCTTGTGATCTTAAAGATCTTACTGCTGGTCCTTTTTTAGTATTTAATATTCTAATTTGAACAAAAGATTTATCTATAGTTTTTGACATTTGCCCACCTAAAGCATCTAATTCTTTAACTAAATGAGATTTAGCTGGACCACCTAAAGATGGATTACAAGACATAACTCCTATATTATCTAAAGTAATTGTGAACATAGCTGTTTTTAGTCCAAGTCTAGCACTTGCTAGTGCAGATTCTATACCTGCATGTCCTGCACCTATAACTAACACATCGTATTTATTATCCATATTCTCCCCTATTTTATTATTTTATCTATCATCTCTGTTTTAAGCAATAGTATTAAAGTTTCTTCTTTTTTTAATACATCATTAGGATCTGGTGTAACATTCATAGCTCCATTTTCATATTTAACTGCTATAACGTTAGCCTCATATTTAGTTCTTAAATCAAGGTCTTTTAAAGTTTTACCAACAAATTCCTCTGGCATAATTAACTCAAATACTGAATATTCTTCAGAGAATCTAAAATGCTCTACTACTGTAGGTCTAAGAGATGCAAGAGCAATTTTTTCTCCCATAGATTCTTCTGGGTAAACAACCATATCTGCACCTATTTTTTTAAGCACCTTACCTTGAGTATGTGAAACTGCCTTGCATATTATTTTCTTTATACCAAGTTCTTTTAAATGTAAAGTAACCAATATACTTGATTGTATATTACTTCCTATACAAACAAAGGCAACTTCAAAATCATCTTTTATTACATTTTTTAAAGTTGTTTCTTCTGTTGCATCTAAAATTATCGCTTCATCTACTATTTCTTCATCTAATGCTTGTCTAACTAATTCTTCTGATGAATCAAGAGCTAATACTGTATTTCCACTTTTATACAAAGTTTTTGCTACTGATTTTCCAAATTCTCCTAATCCAATTACTAAAAAATTTTTCATAATTCTCCTAACCAATTAATATATTTCCCTCTGGATACACATATTTACCTTTTTCTGCACTTCTTGATAATGCTAATACTGCTGTTAATAATCCAACTCTACCTAAAAACATTGTAATTATTATTAATATTTTAGAATATACTGTAAGTGATGATGTAATTCCCATACTTAACCCAACAGTTCCCATTGCAGAAATTAATTCAAATAAAACCTTAACTATATCTTTATCACTTTCAAAAAGACTCATTAATAAGAAGATTACAAATAAATATGACAATGCTATAAACAACAATGCTACTGCCTTATTAAATGCCTTAAATGAAATTCTTCTTCTTGAAAACACAATTTCTTCCCTACTTTTAAGAGAAGCCTTTATACCTAAAAATATTATTCCAACTGTATTTGTTTTTATTCCACCACCTGTTGACCCAGAAGATGCTCCAATAAACATTAATATACATGAAATTAATACTGTAGGTATTCTTAAATCACTTAAATTTACTGTATTAAATCCAGCAGTTCTTAAACTTACAGATTGGAAAAAACTAGCTAATATTTTCTTTAAAACTGACATTTCTCCTATACTACTACTATTAGTATATTCAAAAATTAAAAATAGGAACATTCCTATGAATAATAAAGAAACTGTAATATATAGAGAAAATTTAGTATTAATAGTAAGTCTTCTCCCTCTTCCTTGAATATATTCATATATATCTATAATAGCTGCAAACCCTACTCCCCCTGTGAATATTAAAAAAGCAATGATAATATTTACATAAACATTATCAACAAAACTTTCTAAATTATTTGAATACAACGAAAAACCTGCATTACAAAATGCAGAAATAGAATGAAAAATCGAATAAAAAATAGCTTTACCCACACTATATTTTTTCAAAAAATCTGATAAAAGAAAAATCGCACCTAATAGTTCTATCCCAAATACAACCATAGCTACTTTCTTAATGTATAAATAAATATCAAATTTATCCTCAAAATTTAAATCTTCCTTTACAATTTTTTTTGTATAATATCCAATTTTTTTTGATACTAATAATACTATTAAAGATGAAAAAGTAAGTATACCAAGTCCACCTAATTGTATTAATATTAATATTATAACATTACCAAATGCACTAAATGTTTTACTTACATCTAATACAGTTAATCCCGTTACTGTTACAGCAGAAGTAGCAGTAAATAAGGCTTCAAAAAATGAAATTTCAACTCCATTTTGTAAGCTAATACTTAATGTTAATATACTTGCTCCAATAACTATTATAGAGATAAATGAAATTAATATCAAAATATATGGTGATGTTTTTTTTTCCATTTTACACTCCATTTTTTAATAAGGACAATCTAAAGAAGATTGTCCTTATTCATATTATATTTCTAACAAATGTTTTGTTACATACTCAGTTGCTGAAATAAAGTTTAATTTTTCTTTTACTTCATCATAGCTAACTTTTTTATACGGTATATCTTCTGTTTTTTGAATAATTACAAATGAATCTTCTAATGAAATTTCTATAAAATCTCCTACTTTTGCAGTAAATAATTTAGAATTTACAGTTTTATCATAACCAACTACAGGTAACTTATCATTTTCTTTAACTTTAGAAAAATGATCTTTTATACCATATTCATTGTATTTCCCTGTACTATCACTTGCTATATTTTCCCATGTTAATTTATTACTTGTTATTAATTCTTTAATTTCTAATACCTTATTTTTAGTTTCTTCTTTAGTTTTTTCTCCAGCTTCAACTTTTATTAAGATATGTTTTAAAGTTGCAATATCTTTATTATCTTTATCTTTTTCTTCAACTAAAATAATATGATATCCAAATTGTGTTTTAATTGGTCCAACTA comes from the Streptobacillus ratti genome and includes:
- a CDS encoding potassium channel family protein; the protein is MKNFLVIGLGEFGKSVAKTLYKSGNTVLALDSSEELVRQALDEEIVDEAIILDATEETTLKNVIKDDFEVAFVCIGSNIQSSILVTLHLKELGIKKIICKAVSHTQGKVLKKIGADMVVYPEESMGEKIALASLRPTVVEHFRFSEEYSVFELIMPEEFVGKTLKDLDLRTKYEANVIAVKYENGAMNVTPDPNDVLKKEETLILLLKTEMIDKIIK
- a CDS encoding TrkH family potassium uptake protein; this translates as MEKKTSPYILILISFISIIVIGASILTLSISLQNGVEISFFEALFTATSAVTVTGLTVLDVSKTFSAFGNVIILILIQLGGLGILTFSSLIVLLVSKKIGYYTKKIVKEDLNFEDKFDIYLYIKKVAMVVFGIELLGAIFLLSDFLKKYSVGKAIFYSIFHSISAFCNAGFSLYSNNLESFVDNVYVNIIIAFLIFTGGVGFAAIIDIYEYIQGRGRRLTINTKFSLYITVSLLFIGMFLFLIFEYTNSSSIGEMSVLKKILASFFQSVSLRTAGFNTVNLSDLRIPTVLISCILMFIGASSGSTGGGIKTNTVGIIFLGIKASLKSREEIVFSRRRISFKAFNKAVALLFIALSYLFVIFLLMSLFESDKDIVKVLFELISAMGTVGLSMGITSSLTVYSKILIIITMFLGRVGLLTAVLALSRSAEKGKYVYPEGNILIG